In Apostichopus japonicus isolate 1M-3 chromosome 5, ASM3797524v1, whole genome shotgun sequence, a single window of DNA contains:
- the LOC139968175 gene encoding 52 kDa repressor of the inhibitor of the protein kinase-like — MACHTRWACRVDACRVMKDRFPVVVRLLGEIGNEDNADRAVEAKGLLAQLDANFLMKLVVFSDILTKTSQLSNMLQSTDFDLAKAVELTETLISLLEDLRNNPVSFDILWGRIENTVEEQGFDIDMAVSTQRKMKRRLPEHFRDSVMLESVGNLGRSADGDSDTMGTDVKDQIRVNFLYPALDRIISEMNRRFNKKACNIMRSLPSFHPQSPILLEYETMEGFATAYNANREDLVHMHSVKRLLQRREKEGQEPPHSLLEFANSLKPFEEAFRELYRLAKIALVLPVTSAACERSFSTLTLIKTLVRNFMANSRLSILAVLSIESHRVEKSGLVRGQICERAQ; from the coding sequence atggcttgccatacacgctGGGCCTGCCGAGTAGATGCTTGTAGAGTGATGAAAGATAGGTTCCCAGTAGTAGTACGACTCCTGGGAGAAATAGGGAACGAGGACAATGCTGACCGAGCAGTTGAAGCTAAGGGACTCCTGGCGCAGTTAGATGCAAACTTTCTAATGAAGCTTGTTGTATTCTCTGACATTCTCACCAAGACGAGTCAATTGTCAAACATGCTCCAGTCTACTGATTTTGACCTGGCAAAGGCAGTCGAACTAACAGAGACACTTATTTCACTTCTAGAGGACCTGCGTAACAACCCAGTATCGTTCGACATACTTTGGGGAAGGATAGAAAACACAGTTGAGGAGCAGGGCTTCGACATTGATATGGCCGTTTCAACACAGAGGAAAATGAAACGTAGGCTACCTGAGCACTTCAGGGATTCCGTCATGTTGGAGTCTGTCGGAAATTTGGGACGATCAGCTGACGGTGACTCTGATACGATGGGTACAGATGTGAAGGATCAAATCCGAGTGAATTTTTTGTATCCTGCATTGGATCGCATCATTTCCGAGATGAATCGGCGTTTCAACAAAAAAGCATGTAATATAATGCGATCTTTGCCTTCATTCCATCCCCAGAGCCCGATTTTGTTGGAATATGAAACCATGGAAGGATTCGCCACAGCCTACAATGCCAACAGAGAAGACCTAGTGCACATGCACTCAGTAAAACGTCTATTACAACGCCGTGAAAAGGAAGGGCAAGAACCACCTCATTCATTGTTAGAGTTCGCCAACTCCTTAAAACCATTTGAGGAGGCCTTCCGGGAGCTCTATAGACTTGCCAAAATTGCATTGGTTCTACCAGTAACATCCGCCGCATGCGAAAGGAGTTTTTCGACTCTAACACTCATCAAAACTCTCGTCAGGAATTTCATGGCAAACAGCCGCTTGAGCATTCTGGCAGTACTTTCAATAGAGAGTCACCGTGTTGAGAAGTCTGGACTTGTTCGTGGACAAATTTGCGAACGGGCACAATAA
- the LOC139968177 gene encoding uncharacterized protein has product MNCSAAEMVFGTTLALPSDIVSPSDDDSLMDPSDYVDRLRQYMTNLRPALTRTPPYRNQIHPDLHTCTHVWIRIDAVRAPLQPHYNGPYQVIERHDKFFILLVRGKRSTISLDRLKPAYLDDEFTTVAKPSAPSRRIDKAKPTTPTTPDLPATSTPTRPVENAKPPPTRVTRSGRHVHWPSRYVEVIVID; this is encoded by the coding sequence ATGAACTGTTCCGCTGCAGAAATGGTTTTTGGCACAACACTGGCTCTTCCCAGTGACATTGTTTCACCGTCTGATGATGATAGTCTGATGGACCCATCTGACTACGTGGATCGTCTTCGTCAGTACATGACTAACCTTCGTCCTGCCTTGACCAGAACGCCTCCTTACCGCAACCAAATACATCCAGACCTGCATACCTGCACTCATGTTTGGATACGTATCGACGCTGTTCGTGCACCATTACAACCTCACTACAATGGCCCTTACCAAGTCATCGAGCGACATGATAAATTCTTTATTCTTTTGGTACGTGGCAAGCGATCAACCATCAGTCTGGATCGACTCAAACCAGCGTACCTCGACGACGAATTCACAACAGTCGCTAAACCTTCAGCTCCGTCTCGACGCATTGACAAAGCCAAACCGACTACGCCTACCACACCCGATCTCCCGGCTACCTCGACACCTACACGTCCTGTAGAAAACGCCAAGCCACCACCAACCAGAGTTACTCGGTCGGGTAGACACGTCCATTGGCCGAGCCGCTATGTTGAAGTCATCGTCATCGATTGA
- the LOC139968178 gene encoding uncharacterized protein: MATPDETATTMSKPEPPQESSITAVNLRLPPFYPNDPALWFGQVESLFVTRRITSQDTKFAFVISSLQPEVAQEIRDILLTPPSKNRYDFLKSELIKRTSQSEQKRLRQLLTTEDLGDRKPSQLLRRMYQLLGDQQLESSILKQLFLQRLPTNVQLILASTSEQVDIHGLASLADKILEVTPSPVVAAVVDSVPAIAATPQVAQTSISPDTTHLVALVDKLSLQVEELTRTVQQLKQRSRSRSRPRGRSPAGNPSFCYFHNSFGDNARKCRPPCKHPKSQDLLNKQASN; this comes from the coding sequence ATGGCAACACCAGATGAAACCGCTACGACCATGTCTAAACCCGAGCCGCCACAAGAGTCGAGCATTACGGCAGTTAATCTTAGACTACCCCCATTTTATCCAAACGACCCCGCCCTGTGGTTTGGTCAGGTAGAAAGCCTTTTCGTTACACGCCGTATTACCAGCCAAGATACCAAATTCGCCTTTGTCATTTCTTCTCTCCAACCGGAAGTGGCTCAGGAAATTAGGGACATACTCCTCACCCCACCATCCAAGAACCGGTACGACTTTCTAAAGTCCGAGCTCATAAAGCGTACATCTCAGTCGGAACAAAAGCGCCTACGCCAGCTGCTGACCACTGAAGACCTCGGCGACAGAAAACCGAGTCAACTACTGCGTCGCATGTACCAACTCCTCGGAGACCAGCAACTCGAGAGCTCTATCCTGAAGCAACTCTTCTTACAACGGTTGCCCACGAATGTTCAGCTCATTCTCGCTTCTACCTCCGAGCAAGTTGACATCCACGGTTTGGCCTCGTTGGCCGACAAAATTCTAGAGGTTACTCCCTCACCAGTCGTCGCCGCAGTCGTTGACTCCGTACCAGCCATCGCAGCCACTCCACAAGTTGCACAAACATCAATTTCGCCCGACACAACTCACCTCGTCGCTCTAGTGGATAAGCTATCCCTACAAGTAGAAGAGCTCACCAGGACCGTCCAGCAGCTAAAACAACGCTCCCGCTCCCGTAGTCGTCCTCGTGGCCGTTCACCAGCTGGCAACCCAAGCTTTTGTTACTTTCACAACAGCTTTGGGGATAATGCAAGAAAGTGTCGCCCCCCTTGCAAACACCCGAAGTCCCAGGATCTGTTAAACAAGCAGGCCAGCAACTAG
- the LOC139967977 gene encoding potassium channel subfamily K member 18-like: MTGKPTHRTCTLMKLAFPYIALVVFYFLYLFIGSLIFGAIEGQTEKDGIVALQEKENQIKEKIRELFANRSKDEGDDVDKEIEFLDEMLEELIETVSHPDWIPGRRDILGEPDPWGIPSAMLFCMTTITTIGYGDLVPSTTTGQVVVILYSCVGVPFSFLLFAVIGGLLARLASRIAVFVRKSLCRMKRSKSKPAVAGSVRNGNVYPDLSQETGLDNDVFEEGEGVSDRAIQLRDLNPAGQNDRKKTNGAPRTLQKQQSIFVNISEEDDAGDVPFVVVILLMVSYLCVGAVSFSIAEQWNYFEAFYFTFITLTTIGFGDYVPTHHFENNTHFPCLLYTLVGLCYISMCVSLLQTRFVKVVTFLGKKMSSEENVEKNVERNGRETETA, translated from the exons ATGACGGGCAAGCCGACCCATAGAACATGCACGTTGATGAAGCTGGCGTTTCCTTACATTGCTCTAGTTGTCTTCTACTTCCTATATCTCTTCATTGGTAGCCTAATATTCGGCGCCATTGAAGGCCAGACGGAGAAGGATGGCATCGTTGCACTtcaagagaaagaaaaccaGATCAAGGAGaagatcagggagttgtttgCGAATCGATCTAAGGATGAAGGAGATGATGTAgataaagaaattgaatttcTCGACGAGATGTTGGAGGAACTTATTGAAACTGTTAGTCACCCAGACTGGATCCCGGGAAGGAGAGATATATTAGGGGAACCGGACCCCTGGGGTATTCCATCCGCTATGCTTTTCTGTATGACGACTATTACAACCATAG GATATGGTGATCTGGTACCATCCACCACAACCGGCCAGGTTGTGGTCATCCTGTACAGCTGTGTCGGCGTACCGTTCTCTTTTCTCCTCTTCGCCGTCATAGGTGGACTCCTAGCCCGACTCGCCTCTCGAATCGCCGTCTTCGTTCGTAAGTCACTATGCAGGATGAAACGTAGTAAATCGAAGCCGGCGGTGGCTGGGAGCGTCAGGAACGGTAACGTCTACCCAGATCTCAGTCAAGAGACGGGACTAGACAATGATGTCTTCGAAGAAGGAGAGGGAGTTAGTGATAGGGCAATCCAGTTACGAGACTTGAATCCCGCTGGTCAGAATGACCGGAAGAAGACCAATGGAGCACCGAGAACTCTCCAGAAACAACAGAGCATCTTTGTGAACATTTCGGAAGAAGATGACGCCGGGGATGTGCCTTTCGTAgtcgtcattttattgatggtGAGTTATTTGTGCGTCGGAGCCGTCAGTTTCTCTATAGCGGAACAATGGAACTATTTTGAAGcgttttattttacatttattaccTTAACCACCATTGGATTTGGTGACTATGTACCGACACATCACTTTGAAAACAACACACACTTCCCGTGTTTATTGTACACGTTGGTCGGTCTGTGTTACATATCGATGTGTGTTTCTCTACTTCAAACGAGATTCGTCAAAGTCGTTACATTTCTTGGGAAAAAAATGAGTTCAGAAGAGAACGTCGAAAAGAACGTTGAAAGGAACGGTAGAGAGACTGAAACAGCTTAA